The following are encoded together in the Actinoplanes sp. N902-109 genome:
- a CDS encoding DNA topoisomerase (ATP-hydrolyzing) subunit A has product MARRKNEQSRVDLSAFDQAGARVIDNPLTTEVEDSYLEYAYSVIHSRALPDARDGLKPVHRRILFSMQEQGHRPDRAYVKSARVVGDVMGKYHPHGDTAIYDALVRLAQDFSLNAPLIDGHGNFGSPDDGPAASRYTEARMSPEAMLLVGELGEGTVDFKPTYDGNELEPTVLPAAFPNLLVNGTSGIAVGMATNMIPHNLGEVVAAARHLITEPDADLDQLMRFVPGPDLPTGGQLLGLDEVRRAYETGRGVVRMRARAQTGPLEGGRGRQAITVMELPYGVGTEKIIEAITDEVKGKLITSGPRKGQRQAARLQGISDVKDLTDREHGTRLVIECKVGVNPQALLADLYRLTPLETSFGINNLVLVDGQPRTLGLKQLLEVFLAHRYDVVTRRTTHRRTKRQDRLHLVDGLLIALIDIDRVVAIIRGSDDAAAAKAELMSEFGLSEIQANYILDTPLRRLTRFDRIELETEQQRLNEEIAELSRILDNEDVLKSVVSDELAEVAKSFAAARRTTLIDGDLKEVLAASAPAGPLEVADDPCQVILSATGLIARTAAESEETAEGRRRSGRVKHDAVRSVVHSTARGRVLLITSHGRAFKTDVLPLPVLPEQTGTVSVRGGMSASELIPLEKGERVVGLAPMSADGSPGLALGTRNGIVKVCAPEWPVRSDEFEVVTLKDGDEVLQATWLRDGGETFAFVTSDASLLRFAAKLVRPQGLKGGGMAGISLTKDAEALSFNVIDTRDDQHGEPMVVTSTGTQVKVTPFAAYPAKGRATGGVRVQRFLKGESRLTVAWVGPRPVGASRTGDPIELPEADSRRDGSGEAVVMGPQIVGHLIERG; this is encoded by the coding sequence ATGGCACGCCGCAAGAACGAGCAGTCCCGGGTGGACCTGTCGGCCTTCGACCAGGCCGGGGCCCGGGTCATCGACAACCCCCTCACCACCGAGGTCGAGGATTCCTACCTCGAGTACGCCTACTCGGTCATCCACAGCCGCGCGCTGCCGGACGCCCGCGACGGCCTCAAGCCGGTGCACCGCCGCATCCTGTTCTCCATGCAGGAGCAGGGCCACCGGCCCGATCGCGCGTACGTCAAGTCCGCCCGCGTCGTCGGCGACGTCATGGGCAAGTACCACCCGCACGGCGACACGGCGATCTACGACGCGCTGGTCCGCCTCGCGCAGGACTTCTCGCTCAACGCACCGCTGATCGACGGGCACGGCAACTTCGGCAGCCCCGACGACGGGCCGGCCGCCTCGCGCTACACCGAGGCGCGCATGTCACCCGAGGCGATGCTGCTGGTCGGCGAGCTCGGCGAGGGCACCGTCGACTTCAAGCCGACGTACGACGGCAACGAGCTCGAACCCACCGTGCTGCCCGCGGCGTTCCCCAACCTGCTGGTCAACGGCACGTCCGGCATCGCGGTCGGCATGGCGACGAACATGATCCCGCACAACCTCGGCGAGGTGGTAGCGGCGGCGCGGCACCTGATCACCGAGCCCGACGCCGACCTCGACCAGCTGATGCGCTTCGTGCCCGGCCCGGACCTGCCCACCGGCGGCCAGCTGCTCGGGCTCGACGAGGTACGGCGGGCGTACGAGACGGGTCGTGGGGTGGTCCGCATGCGGGCCCGGGCGCAGACCGGCCCGCTCGAGGGCGGCCGGGGCCGCCAGGCCATCACGGTGATGGAGCTGCCCTACGGCGTCGGCACCGAGAAGATCATCGAGGCCATCACCGACGAGGTGAAGGGCAAGCTGATCACCTCGGGCCCGCGCAAGGGCCAGCGCCAGGCGGCCCGGCTGCAGGGCATCTCCGACGTCAAGGACCTCACCGACCGCGAGCACGGCACCCGGCTCGTCATCGAGTGCAAGGTCGGCGTCAACCCGCAGGCGTTGCTGGCCGACCTCTACCGGCTCACCCCGCTGGAGACCTCGTTCGGCATCAACAACCTCGTTCTGGTCGACGGTCAGCCGCGCACGCTGGGCCTCAAGCAGCTGCTCGAGGTCTTCCTGGCGCACCGCTACGACGTGGTGACCCGCCGCACCACCCACCGCCGCACCAAGCGCCAGGACCGCCTGCACCTCGTGGACGGCCTGCTGATCGCGCTCATCGACATCGACCGGGTGGTCGCGATCATCCGCGGCAGCGACGACGCCGCGGCGGCCAAGGCCGAGCTGATGAGCGAGTTCGGGCTGAGCGAGATCCAGGCCAACTACATCCTGGACACCCCGCTGCGCCGGCTCACCCGGTTCGACCGCATCGAGCTGGAGACCGAGCAGCAGCGGCTCAACGAGGAGATCGCCGAGCTCAGCCGGATCCTCGACAACGAGGACGTGCTCAAGTCCGTGGTCTCCGACGAGCTGGCCGAGGTGGCCAAGAGCTTCGCCGCCGCCCGCCGCACCACGCTGATCGACGGTGACCTCAAGGAGGTCCTCGCGGCCTCCGCACCGGCCGGCCCGCTCGAGGTCGCCGACGACCCGTGCCAGGTCATCCTCTCCGCCACCGGGCTGATCGCCCGCACCGCGGCCGAGAGCGAGGAGACCGCCGAGGGCCGCCGGCGCAGCGGCCGGGTCAAGCACGACGCGGTCCGCTCGGTGGTCCACTCCACCGCCCGCGGCCGGGTCCTGCTGATCACCAGCCACGGCCGCGCCTTCAAGACCGATGTGCTCCCGCTGCCCGTGCTGCCCGAACAGACCGGCACCGTCTCGGTGCGCGGCGGCATGTCCGCCTCCGAGCTCATCCCGCTGGAGAAGGGCGAACGGGTCGTCGGCCTCGCCCCGATGTCGGCGGACGGCTCCCCGGGTCTCGCCCTGGGCACCCGCAACGGCATCGTCAAGGTGTGCGCCCCGGAATGGCCGGTCCGCTCCGACGAGTTCGAGGTCGTCACGCTCAAGGACGGCGACGAGGTGCTCCAGGCCACCTGGCTGCGCGACGGCGGGGAAACCTTCGCGTTCGTCACGTCCGATGCGTCGCTGCTGCGCTTCGCGGCCAAGCTCGTCCGGCCGCAGGGTCTCAAGGGCGGCGGCATGGCCGGCATCAGCCTCACCAAGGACGCCGAAGCCCTGTCGTTCAACGTCATCGACACCCGCGACGACCAGCACGGCGAGCCCATGGTCGTCACCTCCACCGGCACCCAGGTCAAGGTCACCCCGTTCGCCGCCTACCCCGCCAAGGGCCGCGCCACCGGCGGCGTCCGGGTGCAACGCTTCCTCAAGGGCGAGTCCCGCCTGACGGTGGCCTGGGTCGGGCCGCGACCGGTGGGTGCCAGCCGGACAGGCGATCCGATCGAGCTGCCCGAGGCCGACTCGCGGCGGGACGGGTCGGGGGAGGCCGTGGTCATGGGGCCGCAGATCGTGGGGCACCTCATCGAGCGCGGGTGA
- a CDS encoding type IIA DNA topoisomerase subunit B gives MTAQQEILYGADDLTHLEGLDAVRKRPGMYIGSTDSRGVNHLANEIIDNSTDEGVAGHAQHVAVVLHPDGSVQVDDDGRGIPTDINAKSGLSGVELVLTRLHAGGKFGGSGYKTSGGLHGVGASAVNALSLRFDVTVKRQGKVHEISFQRGVPGVFAGDGPDATFTPQPGLRVTRRMKRNETSGTSTRYWYDARYFESGARLDADVVRAKLRNTAFLVPGVQYTLADFTGAEPREETFQFPHGLADMVEFLTPSSDKPVSGMLMIAGEGTYKENAADANGVMQSNVERRAEIEIAFRWSTGYERTVECFTNTIRNVHGGTHRKGFERALVRALSDAVRNARGLLKPKEDAPVLDDYLEGLTAVIHVRVPEPQFTSQTKDELSTAGITRVLQGLVEQHLKQWIDDRRSKAEARTVLQKVVDAARVRLTQKQQKDAARRKTALEGASMPPKLVDCRSTGIGRSELYIVEGDSALGTARMARSSEYQALLPIRGKILNVQKASLQQVLDNAECSAIVQVLGAGSGRTFDLSTMRYGRVMIMADADVDGSHIRTLLITLFAKYMRPVIESGRLYAAMPPLHKVSTKGRNAETIYTYTQQEMEATVGRFEKAGRSVSKPVPRFKGLGEMDADELWDTTMNPASRTVRRITLDDAERAEATLELLMGERVEPRKNWLIEAAGRIDQDTIDA, from the coding sequence GTGACTGCGCAACAGGAGATCCTCTACGGGGCCGATGACCTCACCCACCTCGAGGGTCTCGACGCGGTGCGCAAGCGGCCCGGCATGTACATCGGCTCCACCGACAGCCGGGGGGTCAACCACCTGGCCAACGAGATCATCGACAACTCCACCGACGAGGGCGTCGCGGGGCACGCCCAGCACGTCGCCGTGGTGCTGCACCCCGACGGGTCGGTGCAGGTCGACGATGACGGCCGGGGCATCCCGACCGACATCAACGCCAAGTCCGGGTTGTCCGGCGTCGAGCTGGTGCTCACCCGGCTGCACGCCGGTGGCAAGTTCGGCGGCTCGGGCTACAAGACCTCCGGTGGCCTGCACGGCGTCGGCGCCTCGGCGGTCAACGCGCTGTCGCTGCGCTTCGACGTGACGGTCAAGCGGCAGGGCAAGGTCCACGAGATCTCGTTCCAGCGCGGTGTGCCCGGCGTGTTCGCCGGCGACGGGCCGGACGCCACGTTCACCCCGCAACCCGGCCTGCGGGTCACCCGGCGGATGAAGCGCAACGAGACCTCCGGCACCTCGACCCGCTACTGGTACGACGCCCGCTACTTCGAGAGCGGCGCCCGGCTGGACGCCGACGTGGTGCGGGCCAAGCTGCGCAACACCGCGTTCCTCGTGCCCGGCGTGCAGTACACGCTCGCCGACTTCACCGGTGCGGAGCCGCGCGAGGAGACGTTCCAGTTCCCGCACGGCCTGGCCGACATGGTCGAGTTCCTGACCCCGTCCAGCGACAAGCCGGTCTCCGGCATGCTGATGATCGCCGGCGAGGGCACCTACAAGGAGAACGCCGCCGACGCCAACGGGGTCATGCAGTCCAACGTCGAGCGCCGGGCCGAGATCGAGATCGCGTTCCGCTGGAGCACCGGCTACGAGCGTACGGTCGAGTGCTTCACCAACACGATCCGCAACGTGCACGGCGGCACCCACCGCAAGGGCTTCGAACGGGCCCTGGTCCGCGCCCTGAGCGACGCCGTGCGCAACGCCCGTGGCCTGCTCAAGCCCAAGGAGGACGCGCCGGTCCTCGACGACTACCTCGAGGGCCTGACCGCGGTCATCCACGTGCGGGTGCCCGAGCCGCAGTTCACCTCGCAGACCAAGGACGAGCTGTCCACCGCGGGCATCACCCGGGTCCTGCAGGGCCTCGTCGAGCAGCACCTCAAGCAGTGGATCGACGACCGCAGGTCCAAGGCCGAGGCGCGCACGGTGCTGCAGAAGGTGGTCGACGCCGCCCGCGTACGGCTCACCCAGAAGCAGCAGAAGGACGCCGCCCGGCGCAAGACCGCGCTCGAGGGCGCGTCGATGCCGCCCAAGCTGGTCGACTGCCGCTCCACCGGCATCGGCCGCAGCGAGCTCTACATCGTCGAGGGTGACAGCGCGCTGGGCACCGCCCGGATGGCCCGCAGCTCGGAGTACCAGGCGCTGCTGCCGATCCGCGGCAAGATCCTCAACGTGCAGAAGGCCAGCCTGCAGCAGGTCCTCGACAACGCCGAGTGCTCGGCCATCGTGCAGGTGCTGGGCGCGGGCTCGGGCCGTACGTTCGACCTGAGCACGATGCGCTACGGCCGGGTCATGATCATGGCCGACGCGGATGTCGACGGCTCACATATCCGCACCCTGCTGATCACGCTGTTCGCCAAGTACATGCGCCCGGTCATCGAGTCCGGCCGGCTCTACGCCGCGATGCCTCCCCTGCACAAGGTGAGCACCAAGGGCCGCAACGCCGAGACGATCTACACGTACACCCAGCAGGAGATGGAAGCGACCGTCGGCCGCTTCGAGAAGGCCGGCCGGAGCGTCAGCAAGCCGGTGCCGCGGTTCAAGGGTCTCGGCGAGATGGACGCCGACGAGCTGTGGGACACCACCATGAACCCCGCGTCCCGCACCGTGCGCCGGATCACCCTCGACGACGCCGAGCGCGCCGAGGCCACCCTCGAACTGCTGATGGGCGAGCGGGTCGAGCCGCGCAAGAACTGGCTCATCGAGGCCGCCGGCCGCATCGACCAGGACACGATCGACGCCTGA
- a CDS encoding diguanylate cyclase, which produces MGASPSVPTEPAAVQWEPGADAGLEVLAEIGRGAQAVVCRARHDGTEYALKVLLTDDLRPEQLREFRRQAALLASIDHPGLPRVHRAGAAGGRPYLVMDLVDGESLARRLLRGPLAERDAIAIGIGLAEALRPAHRRDLVHRDLKPENVLITGAGEPRLVDFGLATGPTGSPLGPDDAIAGTLTYCSPEQAGMLNRPVDARSDLYALGAVLFECVTGAPPFAADDVGELLHLHATAPVPDPRALAPGLGATFAAILVRLLAKDPDDRFQSAAGLAADLRRLATDPAAVFPLGDDDVPEAPHEPAMTGRDTEFETLRARWEDARQGTGGLVLLHGPTGVGKTRLATEIGTFAASTGGVVLRGGASSSDRRPMGPLRAAVDTYVRDLLRAPGGRESAAQTLRTAAGESAGLVTSLSPALADLLGVAQVSGEVGFGRHAAAVADLIAGLARTAGPLLLHLDDAQWYDEGTVRVLEQLAARAADLPLLLVATLRQDDAKPSPVLPRLTAAGPATELTLGAFGPAEVGGLIAALSGGIRTSEPSNTMIALLTGGNPFVTLGYARAVMDAGLLTPDWGTWQVDPDGVRDLALPADAAQLVLRRLGGLDAESRRLLAVAAVTGTSFDASIVAEAAGVERRRALDLLADAARQGIVELRAGRHRFVHETIRTALLAELDAVAVRELHGAIAAALDAAPDPDVYELARHCSKSDPALDPHRTLRVCTEAGARALAEHAPDTALTYLEFARAAAQTAEIRLGSRFKQLLGSAYHQNGRLDAAAATLTGALAETTDHVERAGIQLLLARVHESDWNGAAQQHAVEQGLAELGRTLPARRLWRVTTSFWICIIGGLCRLTGLGYGTARGKRRELLRLETTLHHYGITGSLRDLRPRRALLHALRTVHPVNRLGRSPERARDLVALGVALRLLGLPRYAGRVTAAGLRLAAELGDPTLTARIEWMHAMGLHGSGADSGERIRRVLHERERFLDAGPVLDCYAVLGWDLLLRGECAAAEAAADARRGWLAAYGHTGRATMVALDAALLALRGRAGEAIAELNRADAGPRSRNEVVDTIMVRMFSAIERDDLGSAFDDAVAEFEGLELAPRDMLPVHHGFYVYQAYGRLEQARRAAPAEQERALRAAAAAVTALGRVTRRPLIAAHHQIARAALAVLTPGGAAAALTLLAEGEDLLRTVDAPLPAFEAALVRARALAATGVPGEAERQARLAAGIAEERGWTHRARRTGAEFRIDAGRRNRVPVAAVRGREGQRWAALEQLSNAASRVIDPERLTRVALDETVRLLGAERAMLFLADSAKGRLTPYVGRDAAGRDLAELTGYSTTVVGKVRQTREPLVVTGTEEGAALGAASVVQYGLRSMLVAPLELDDRLLGVVYLDSRVAKGVFTVDDVDVLTAITHHIAVGLETARAAQLEVAVAAANRQRDLAETLRRAMARLTGTLDPELVLRRLLLTARQTPGGERGWLLLGTPESPEVTVLGGSAGPGSIVLAEYPELRKLFENRQADLTAGTPAWAAALGDYTGASWLTVTLDDREGMVGVLVLASEQEGVYTAAELGVAAALVSQGMVAYDNARLFSRINELATTDSLTGVANRRRFFELAERSVTAAQDARRPVTALMIDIDHFKRINDSYGHQTGDDVIKGVVARVLTCIPSDGLVSRYGGEEFAVLLPGVADDGPAIAEKVRAAVDGAPIETRTGDIPVTISVGFSRLRSADTTPDALLGRADAGLYEAKQAGRNRVMAHDE; this is translated from the coding sequence GTGGGAGCCTCACCATCCGTACCAACTGAGCCGGCGGCGGTTCAGTGGGAGCCCGGCGCTGACGCCGGGCTGGAAGTGCTGGCCGAGATCGGCCGGGGCGCCCAGGCGGTGGTCTGCCGGGCCCGCCACGACGGCACCGAGTACGCGCTCAAGGTGCTGCTGACCGACGACCTCAGGCCCGAGCAGCTGCGCGAGTTCCGCCGGCAGGCCGCCCTGCTCGCCTCGATCGACCACCCCGGCCTGCCGCGGGTGCACCGGGCCGGGGCGGCCGGCGGCCGTCCGTACCTGGTGATGGACCTGGTCGACGGCGAGTCGCTGGCCCGCCGGCTGCTGCGCGGCCCGCTCGCCGAGCGGGACGCCATCGCCATCGGCATCGGCCTGGCCGAGGCGCTGCGCCCGGCGCACCGCCGCGACCTCGTGCACCGCGACCTCAAGCCGGAGAACGTGCTGATCACCGGGGCGGGCGAGCCCCGGCTCGTGGACTTCGGCCTGGCCACCGGCCCGACCGGCAGCCCGCTCGGCCCGGACGACGCGATCGCCGGCACCCTCACCTACTGCTCGCCCGAGCAGGCCGGCATGCTCAACCGCCCGGTCGACGCGCGCTCCGACCTGTACGCCCTCGGCGCCGTGCTGTTCGAGTGCGTCACCGGCGCCCCGCCGTTCGCCGCGGACGACGTCGGCGAGCTGTTGCACCTGCACGCCACCGCGCCGGTGCCGGACCCGCGCGCCCTGGCCCCCGGCCTCGGCGCGACGTTCGCCGCGATCCTGGTGCGGCTGCTGGCCAAGGACCCCGACGACCGCTTCCAGAGCGCCGCCGGGCTGGCCGCCGACCTGCGCCGGCTGGCCACCGACCCGGCCGCGGTGTTCCCGCTGGGCGACGACGACGTCCCGGAGGCACCGCACGAGCCGGCCATGACCGGCCGCGACACCGAGTTCGAGACGCTGCGCGCGCGCTGGGAGGACGCCCGGCAGGGCACCGGCGGTCTCGTGCTGCTGCACGGGCCCACCGGCGTGGGCAAGACCCGGCTCGCCACCGAGATCGGCACGTTCGCCGCGAGCACCGGCGGCGTCGTGCTGCGCGGCGGTGCGTCCTCCAGCGACCGGCGGCCGATGGGACCGCTGCGGGCGGCCGTGGACACGTACGTCCGCGACCTGCTGCGTGCCCCCGGCGGGCGCGAGAGCGCCGCGCAGACCTTGCGCACCGCCGCGGGCGAGAGCGCCGGCCTGGTCACCAGCCTGTCCCCGGCGCTGGCTGACCTGCTCGGCGTGGCCCAGGTCAGCGGTGAGGTGGGCTTCGGGCGGCACGCCGCCGCGGTCGCCGACCTGATCGCCGGGCTGGCCCGCACCGCCGGACCGCTGCTGCTGCACCTCGATGACGCCCAGTGGTACGACGAGGGCACCGTACGGGTGCTGGAGCAGCTGGCGGCCCGCGCCGCGGACCTGCCTCTGCTGCTGGTGGCGACCCTGCGGCAGGACGACGCCAAGCCGTCGCCGGTGCTGCCCCGGCTGACCGCCGCCGGTCCGGCCACCGAGCTCACCCTGGGCGCGTTCGGGCCGGCCGAGGTGGGCGGCCTCATCGCCGCGCTCTCCGGCGGCATCCGGACCAGCGAGCCCAGCAACACCATGATCGCGTTGCTGACCGGCGGGAACCCGTTCGTGACGCTGGGCTACGCCCGGGCCGTCATGGACGCCGGCCTGCTCACCCCCGACTGGGGCACCTGGCAGGTCGACCCCGACGGCGTCCGGGACCTCGCGTTGCCGGCCGACGCCGCCCAGCTCGTGCTGCGCCGCCTCGGCGGGCTCGACGCCGAGTCCCGCCGGCTGCTCGCCGTCGCCGCCGTGACGGGCACGTCCTTCGACGCCTCGATCGTGGCCGAGGCCGCCGGGGTCGAGCGCCGCCGTGCGCTGGACCTGCTGGCCGACGCCGCCCGCCAGGGGATCGTCGAGCTGCGCGCCGGGCGGCACCGCTTCGTGCACGAGACCATCCGTACGGCACTGCTCGCGGAACTTGACGCGGTCGCCGTACGGGAACTGCACGGAGCCATCGCCGCGGCGCTGGACGCGGCACCCGACCCGGATGTCTACGAGCTCGCGCGGCACTGCTCGAAGAGTGACCCCGCGCTGGACCCGCACCGGACGCTGCGCGTGTGCACCGAGGCCGGCGCCCGGGCACTGGCGGAGCACGCGCCGGACACCGCGCTGACCTACCTGGAGTTCGCCCGCGCCGCCGCGCAGACCGCCGAGATTCGCCTGGGCAGCCGGTTCAAGCAGCTGCTGGGCAGTGCGTACCACCAGAACGGCCGGCTCGACGCGGCGGCCGCGACGCTGACCGGCGCGCTCGCCGAGACGACCGACCACGTCGAGCGGGCCGGCATCCAGCTGCTGCTGGCCCGGGTGCACGAGAGCGACTGGAACGGCGCCGCCCAGCAGCACGCCGTCGAGCAGGGGCTGGCCGAACTGGGCCGCACCCTGCCCGCGCGGCGGCTGTGGCGGGTCACCACCAGCTTCTGGATCTGCATCATCGGCGGCCTGTGCCGGCTGACCGGGCTGGGCTACGGCACCGCCCGGGGCAAGCGGCGCGAGCTACTGCGTCTGGAGACCACGCTGCACCATTACGGGATCACCGGCAGCCTGCGGGACCTGCGGCCGCGCCGGGCACTGCTGCACGCCCTGCGCACGGTCCACCCGGTCAACCGGCTCGGCCGGTCCCCGGAGCGCGCCCGCGACCTGGTCGCGCTCGGTGTCGCGCTGCGCCTGCTGGGGCTGCCCCGGTACGCCGGCCGGGTCACCGCCGCCGGCCTGCGGCTCGCCGCCGAGCTGGGCGACCCGACGCTGACCGCGCGCATCGAGTGGATGCACGCCATGGGCCTGCACGGCAGCGGCGCCGACTCGGGCGAGCGGATCCGCCGGGTGCTGCACGAGCGCGAGCGGTTCCTCGACGCCGGTCCGGTGCTGGACTGCTACGCCGTGCTCGGCTGGGACCTGCTGCTGCGCGGTGAGTGTGCCGCGGCGGAGGCTGCCGCGGACGCTCGCCGGGGGTGGCTGGCGGCGTACGGGCACACCGGCCGGGCCACCATGGTCGCGCTGGACGCCGCGCTGCTGGCCCTGCGGGGCCGGGCCGGCGAGGCGATCGCCGAGCTCAACCGGGCGGATGCCGGTCCGCGCAGCCGCAACGAGGTCGTCGACACGATCATGGTGCGGATGTTCAGTGCCATCGAGCGTGACGACCTGGGCAGCGCGTTCGACGACGCGGTGGCCGAGTTCGAGGGGCTGGAGCTGGCGCCGCGCGACATGCTGCCGGTGCACCACGGCTTCTACGTCTACCAGGCGTACGGCCGGCTGGAGCAGGCCCGCCGGGCCGCGCCGGCCGAGCAGGAGCGGGCGCTGCGGGCCGCCGCGGCCGCCGTCACCGCGCTGGGCCGGGTCACCCGCCGGCCGCTGATCGCGGCGCACCACCAGATCGCCCGCGCGGCCCTGGCGGTGCTCACCCCCGGTGGCGCGGCTGCGGCGCTGACTCTGCTGGCCGAGGGCGAGGATCTGCTGCGTACGGTGGACGCGCCGCTGCCCGCGTTCGAGGCTGCGCTGGTACGGGCCAGGGCGCTGGCCGCCACCGGGGTGCCCGGGGAGGCGGAGCGTCAGGCCCGGCTGGCCGCCGGCATCGCCGAGGAGCGGGGCTGGACCCACCGGGCCCGGCGCACCGGCGCGGAGTTCCGCATCGACGCGGGGCGCCGCAACCGGGTGCCGGTGGCTGCCGTGCGTGGTCGCGAGGGCCAGCGCTGGGCCGCGCTGGAGCAGCTCAGCAACGCCGCGTCGCGGGTGATCGACCCCGAGCGGCTGACCCGGGTCGCCCTCGACGAGACCGTGCGGCTGCTCGGTGCCGAGCGCGCCATGCTGTTCCTGGCCGACTCGGCGAAGGGGCGGCTGACCCCGTACGTGGGGCGCGACGCCGCCGGTCGCGACCTGGCCGAGCTCACCGGGTACAGCACCACGGTGGTCGGCAAGGTCCGCCAGACCCGCGAGCCGCTCGTGGTCACCGGCACCGAGGAAGGTGCCGCGCTGGGCGCCGCCAGCGTCGTGCAGTACGGCCTGCGCAGCATGCTGGTCGCACCGCTGGAGCTGGACGACCGCCTGCTGGGCGTCGTCTACCTGGACAGCCGGGTGGCCAAGGGCGTCTTCACCGTCGACGACGTGGACGTGCTCACCGCGATCACCCACCACATCGCCGTCGGGCTGGAGACCGCCCGGGCCGCCCAGCTCGAGGTCGCCGTGGCCGCCGCCAACCGCCAGCGTGACCTGGCCGAGACGCTGCGCCGGGCGATGGCCCGGCTCACCGGCACGCTCGACCCCGAGCTGGTGCTGCGCCGGTTGCTGCTCACCGCCCGGCAGACCCCGGGTGGCGAACGCGGCTGGCTGCTGCTCGGCACCCCCGAGTCGCCCGAGGTCACCGTGCTGGGCGGTTCCGCCGGCCCGGGCAGCATCGTCCTGGCCGAGTACCCCGAGCTGCGCAAACTGTTCGAGAACCGGCAGGCCGACCTGACCGCCGGCACCCCGGCCTGGGCCGCCGCGCTGGGCGACTACACCGGGGCCAGCTGGCTGACCGTCACGCTGGACGACCGCGAGGGGATGGTCGGTGTGCTGGTGCTCGCGTCCGAGCAGGAGGGCGTCTACACCGCCGCCGAGCTGGGCGTCGCCGCCGCCCTGGTGAGCCAGGGCATGGTCGCCTACGACAATGCCCGGCTGTTCAGCCGGATCAACGAGCTGGCCACCACCGACAGCCTCACCGGGGTGGCCAACCGGCGGCGGTTCTTCGAGCTCGCCGAGCGTTCGGTCACCGCGGCCCAGGACGCCCGCCGCCCGGTCACCGCGCTGATGATCGACATCGACCACTTCAAGCGGATCAACGACTCGTACGGGCACCAGACCGGCGACGACGTCATCAAGGGCGTGGTGGCCCGGGTGCTCACCTGCATCCCGTCGGACGGCCTGGTCTCGCGGTACGGCGGTGAGGAGTTCGCGGTGCTGCTGCCCGGCGTCGCCGACGACGGGCCGGCCATCGCCGAGAAGGTCCGGGCCGCGGTGGACGGTGCGCCGATCGAGACGCGCACCGGCGACATCCCGGTCACGATCAGTGTCGGGTTCTCCCGGTTGCGCTCGGCCGACACCACCCCGGACGCCTTGCTGGGCCGCGCTGATGCCGGTCTCTACGAGGCCAAGCAGGCCGGTCGCAACCGTGTCATGGCTCACGACGAGTGA
- a CDS encoding adenylate/guanylate cyclase domain-containing protein produces the protein MSAGPTEVMCRRQTVTILFVDIVGFTTLVDELDCADVHDLQREYFAAVSAVLRAAGGIVEKFIGDAVMAVFGTAGPDAGTPPEVANAAAAAARAGLLVQEALRGRLLAGRHPIKTRVGLATGDAMVDPAAQDGGYGMVSGSVVATASRLQAYAPHDTVVVCAATQQASAEAVAYQELPPVSVHGKRAPVELWRALHPRAATFRDDVVTQRALHPCR, from the coding sequence ATGAGCGCAGGACCTACTGAAGTGATGTGCCGGCGACAGACGGTAACCATACTCTTCGTCGACATCGTCGGGTTCACCACGCTGGTTGACGAACTCGACTGTGCCGACGTGCACGACCTGCAGCGTGAGTACTTCGCCGCGGTCTCGGCCGTGCTCCGGGCGGCCGGTGGCATCGTGGAGAAGTTCATCGGTGACGCGGTGATGGCCGTGTTCGGCACCGCCGGCCCGGATGCGGGCACCCCGCCCGAGGTGGCCAACGCGGCGGCCGCGGCCGCCCGGGCCGGCCTGCTGGTGCAGGAAGCGCTGCGGGGGCGCCTCCTGGCCGGCCGGCACCCGATCAAGACCCGGGTGGGGCTGGCCACCGGCGACGCCATGGTCGACCCGGCCGCGCAGGACGGCGGCTACGGCATGGTCAGCGGCAGCGTGGTGGCCACGGCCTCGCGCTTGCAGGCGTACGCCCCGCACGACACCGTGGTGGTGTGCGCGGCGACCCAGCAGGCCAGTGCCGAGGCGGTGGCATACCAGGAGCTGCCCCCGGTCTCGGTGCACGGGAAGCGGGCCCCGGTCGAGTTGTGGCGGGCTTTGCACCCCCGTGCCGCCACTTTCCGCGATGATGTCGTGACCCAGCGCGCCCTGCATCCGTGCCGCTGA